The genomic interval GCACGCCACACGTAAACGCACCGTGCGCGCCGCCGCCCTGCAACGCCAGGTTGATGGATCTGGCCCCGTTACCCCCGGAACTGTTGGCATTGGATCGCGCTGCCTTGCGCCGTTTGGCGGGCGCTGAGGTTTCGTTTGCTTTAACGCTCATTGCGCGGTCCAGCCACCATCCATGGTCAAGGCGCTGCCGGTGATCGCGGCGGCGGCATCGCCTGCGAGATAAACCACCAGCGCGCCCACCTGCTCAGGCTGCACGAATTGCTTCGTCGGCTGCGCCGCCAGCAGCACGTCGCGCAGCACTTCTTCCCGCGTGATGCCGCGCGCTTTGGCGGTATCCGCGATCTGGCCTTCCACCAGCGGCGTCTGCACGTAGCCGGGACAGATGGCGTTGCAGGTGATGCCAAGCTCGGCCACCTCCAGGGCGATGGTCTTGGTA from Gammaproteobacteria bacterium carries:
- a CDS encoding SDR family oxidoreductase, with product TKTIALEVAELGITCNAICPGYVQTPLVEGQIADTAKARGITREEVLRDVLLAAQPTKQFVQPEQVGALVVYLAGDAAAAITGSALTMDGGWTAQ